The Nematostella vectensis chromosome 6, jaNemVect1.1, whole genome shotgun sequence region GAGatgttttgtatgtatgttATTTCATTCCAATATACAGACCAACCTCATAATTGCTTCTTGAGTTTGTGGAAAGATCAGCCTAGAAAAGTAAAACAGCTCGTTTCAGTGTACTAGGTTACCAGTCCTAACACAGGCCTTAAAATACtgggagaagggggggggggggggcacaatacagtaaCATTAAAACATTGGGGcaaagccacgcccctacaggtcatttccttttatttttttataaacatggcaggggggggggggggtaggggagatGTGTCCCAAGTGCCCTTCCCCTACTACAGCCCTGCTTACCCAAACTAAAGCATTAATgtcaaataaaataagaagCATAAGCACCTCTTATTGgaaccttttttatttcaaataacacCTTTTTTGCTCCACAGCATTTTATGTTCCAATACCTCAGCAAAACAAGAAAGTGTTAAAGTGGGAACCTGCTTATTTCAACAAAGTTTATGCATTGTCCCTTCTCTCACCTCATTGCTGTAGCCGCCAGAGTAAATTCTTGTGTAACTTGAAGATCTCTGTAAAGAGAAGTCAAAAGGCTTGGTCAATCGACAGGTGAAAGTCTATTCAACAGTTATAAACTTCTTTCATAGTACCCATATCCAGATAAACTCTCAATTTCATAAACAATCCTCAAATGAAGACATTAagacttatttttattttgcaaaaaGTCTTAATTTGAAATAAACAACCAGCTTCAAAACTGAAACCAATCTAAAATAAGCACATCACTTCCCTAAACACAGCAGGGGCGGATCAAGCTTTTTGCTGAAGGGGCGATTTTTGGCTCAAAGCCAAAAAGGCAGGTTTAAACCCCTAAACTCTCCCTCTAGATCTCCTACTGCAGAGCTGTACACTGAGATACAACTGTACAATGAGCTGAAAATACTTACATTGTAAGATCTAGGAAGGGTGGATGAACTGTACTGGGGAGATTTTCTTGTAGACCTTTTCTCCTTCCCTTTGTTTTCCCTCAATTCATCTTGAAGCTTGTCACTAAAACCATATTATAATCATTTTAAATCTATACAAAATATGTATCTCTCTAATACTGTAAGCGTTTTGTCATGCTTACTTGTTACAAGCACTTTTAACAGTTTTAATCCCGCTATGCCTATTTAGAATGACAATGCGGCTTGTTAGTGTAAACTAGACTGGTGCTGAGTTTTGAATGCCACTGTAGCACCTTTCTGCATCAGGGTCTGTATACTCCATTTCTTCTTCCTCATGGATAGGCTGTCCTGTCTCATCGATTGGCTGATAGTCATTCTGCTCAGAATCCATGCCACCATACCAAGACTTTGCCTTGCGAAGCCTACCATCTGAGCCATCTACACCCTCAGTTCCATACTGGCGTAGTTTCTCAGCCAGCACATTTTGACCCTGTGATTATGAGAGGGACTTCATATAATAAACAAGGCAGCTAATCCAGAATCCAGGAGAGGATTACAGGGGccttaagggtgtactgacattagtgttgTTCAGTAACGACGTTGCTACGCTGGTGGCGTTGAGTGCGCGCATATACATAACACAGAATTAGTCATTCACAAGCTTCCCTgaagtaaaagaaacaaaaatttgCGTTTTAATTTACCCAAAAATCGACTTAAAGTTGATATCAGCCTTTTCGGGTGATGATATTTcccatattttgtaaaaacgaagaTTCAGCGGAGATTTATTCAAGCCAACCTTTTTgaagccaaagttttcaattttcaccaCCTGCGTGCGCTGCAAACACCGGTTGCAAACGCTCGCGCACGCACTGAAAACCTTATTTCAAAGTAGCACGCGCTGtatcagaattttaaaatactttttcaattttcatcaTGACATGACAGATATTGTTCCTTTGAAGTGTAAATACCACGAAACActattggaatttgtttttaaacttcatttcaatttcatcatgTAAGATATCAGTGTGTCTGAGCAGGCCGAATGTGCACGCGCGGGCTTTGTTTCACTTCCGGGTTCtgcgttttctaaaaaaagcttttttgtcgccaaattatttcaaaactcaatattttttctgtattcttttttattaaaacctCCTTCATATAGCCAAGCATGGATTTAGCATTCATCTAACAGAAATcaatattatttcaaataatctggatttcaggacctttaaaaaatcataaaaaacagatactcaatcatttctaaaacgcatgCTTGGCTTAATGCACCCATCCCTCAAGATTCATAAAACGTATTCAATATTCGTTTTCGagcaaaattacttttaatatttgcttttatctgtatctatgacgtcatattATGATATATTGACGTCACACTTTTGTtggtcaacttggcaaatatcagtcactctttacaaggcttttatgctatattcaattttccttagcaacagatgtcagtacacccttaacaTAAGTGTGAAATTTTATCTCTATACAAACCAAAAAGAAAAgacttttacattttttttactcaaaaaggcGGGAAGGGGGGTTGGTTCCCACccaatcacccctctcaagcAGCTAAGGTTACCTTTACCACAAAACCATTAAAATCCGACCAAACATTGTCTTATGCAAACATATGAGTGTTTACTAGGTGCTTTTTTATGTGCTTTCTTCAAGGAGAGGGAAGAAAAGAATTTCTAAAATTTCAAAGAGAAGGAAAGGTTTTTATCAACAATTTGGGACTAGAGGCTAACTATTGAAGCATGGTAAGCTGCCATTTTAAACACATGGGATCAGtatatttgaaagaaaaaagtttGACTTTTACTCACAGTAACAGCTGTCCTCATCATGGTCTCAGCAGCAATACTGATGCTGTTGCGGCTGACACGTATCAGGGTATCATATCCACTTTCCTTGGCCTGCTCGATATAGCTATCAATTTCCTGAAAACAAATGACTTATCTTGTTAGCCTAATTAATATGCCTACTAGACTGCAATTTGGCTGTATACAAGGCAAAATAGACCCAGGCTCATGTCTAGAATAAAATGCAAAACCTGCACCAACCTTTTCATGCTTTGACAACATTGGATGGACAAACTTCCTGTACAGAACACTGGAACCCTGGGTGGAAAAACTCGAGGTAACAAACAATCCAATATCCCAGTATGCTTttggtgtgttttttttcttggtatATAATATATGAACATGATCTTGTTAGAGCTTTTACTTAGAAGAATCATGATTTTAAATTCCATTTTACACTAAAGTAGAGCTAACTTCATATAGCCTGTgtgcagccggaaatagttcCAGTATTACTGTCTGCAAATTACAGACAGAAAGCTTGTTTAGACCCCCAACGCACCAACCGCCGGGATGAAGCgatttctgattggctgtcaTCCGGTTCAAATGTAACAAGCCACACGATTAGTCAATGGCTTGTGCCTTTGCCAGTTTGCTGCAGACATTCCTGTTCTTCCTGTTTCGTTCAAAATGGCTTCCGCGTGCAGTTTTAGAGAAGATCTTTGGAAAAGTGCAATTCACGCTGTAAAAAATCAATTTCTTAAAGCAATTGTATTGGTCGCTTAAGTTTCCTGAAGCATAGATGGCAAATATACTTGCTTACTTTTGTGGAAGAAGGACTCAGCTCAAAAGCTATATCGATTTTCCCTTTACCCCCGATGACAAATTTTTGGTCGCTATTAGCTACATCCGTGAGGCACAAATTACACAAAGGAATTTCCATACATTGGTTTGCACACTTCGCGCCTTTGCTGTCAAACTCACATGGGAAATCATAACATTCGAAAATTATGTATCCAGGGCTCATGGAGCTATTGACCAATCGATTGGCTAGTTACATTTGAACCAGATAACAGCCAAACAGAAATCGCTTTACTCTGGGGGTTGGTGCGCGGGGGTCTAAACAAGCTTTCTGTCGATAATTCACAGATGGTAATAATGGAACTATTTCCAGCTGCACGCAGGCTAACTTCATACCACAGGTTGATTTTCAACTTGCATGTATGTCTCATGTGAATATTCAAAGCAAATGCAATCCTTAAGAGAAAGGCAAGAGCCATACCCATATCAGTTACATGAACTGTACACTTTTTGTTTCAAATACACAAAGACAACCTCCTTATATTGTTACCTATTAAAGCTACTACCTAACAAATGCACAAGTTTAATAGTAATACCTAGTGTCACACCAGTAGCAGTAAGCAAATTACATATTGCTTTGACAAGTTGGTCCATTTGACGAGTCTCAACAAAAGTGGTTGGGTCAGGGAAACATTTAATAAGTACCTTTGTAGTTGGTGAGAGAAGCCATAACATGAAAATTATCTTGATTTCATAGTAAAATGGGAacctgaaaatataaaaatataaatacaaaatataaaataagataTATAATAACTGTATCTAGACAAAACATACTTGGTATTATATAAAGAAATGGCCtgccaagaaaaaaacagacttgctcatgaaaaaaaaatggacaaaaaaaaagacataaaaAATACTAGTGGTCTGTACCCTGCCTCAATCCTAAGGTTTCTAAATGAAAGAAAAGACATACTGGTACAGACATACCATACTCCCAGTAGCATGTCGGTAAATAGCTCTGCTGTTATAAACAGAGCAAACACGATCCAATACATCATCCATCGTACCTAGAACAAAATAAACCAGTTAAATGAAATGCAGGTGAAAGTTCTGTATATTCTCTTGCTTTCATTTACTAAAAATGTTGGTCAAATGAATCACCAAACCTCAGTATCATTTTAGAGGCAATTGAAATTCCACACAGGGTATCCAGTAATGTcaattaaaatccacaaatacACTAATTTTAGTTCTAAACTTAACATCCCTATTCAGTTACTGTAGCTTTCTAACCAGCCACACAGATGGTGTTCCGAACTGTACAAATCTTGGCAAACAGCCTATACAATATTACATCCCCCATTCTAGACGGCCACAGAGATAGTCCCTTATGAATCTTGGCAAACAGCCCTGTGATTTTTACCCCAATGCCCCCATACAATAGTGAACccttaataaacaaaaaaaaccatGCCAGCCATAAAAATCCACAGGGAACTTGTCATAAAGCAAAATGTATAGGCCCACTGAGAAGTATCTCTCCATGATTTTGTTCTCTTTCTGTGTGAAAGAGTCCTAAAGGTTTTTGACATCAATACTTCATAAATGGAATTGTCACATTATGATAATTTGTCTAGACTTAAATATATCACTACCTTTCCATTTCCATGGTAAATAAACCAGTTATCCATAACATTGCTGTAGCTTTCAACAATAGGTCAATGGTCTGTTGTTTTATTCTTAGTCAGAGCAAAGACATTATGGCCTACTGTGAGAGATTAATAAAAACGACTTATATTCAGGATATGAACAAATCCTAAAATTTGAACAAGTCCTAaattatctgaaaaaaaaaattaacagaaAAAATACATAGAAATTAAAAGGCGAATATGTTGTTCACTTCAGAGAAGATATGCCAGTCGACAAAATTGTAAGGTAAATATCAGCTCGGAAGTGCAgattttttagtttatttatcgGCAATGTTGGTTTCGCAGCAAAAAAGTTATAATACAAAAATTACGCATGTTCCTTCGATTATTCATTTGCTAGTTACGAAAAAACGCATCAAGAAAATTCACTCGCAATACGGGATTGATGTTGCAGAGCCCTATCAACAagataacaaaaataacacgATAAACAAAAGTAGCCTTCTATTAAATTCAAGAGGGGAAGCGGAATTTGTCAAATGGCTCATAAATTCCATGTAGGgatagatatatatttttcagcGAAAAAAGCTGTTGCGGTCTTTTCTTCGTTCTCCCTTACGGCTCGATCGCGTTCGAACgattaaaaaaagaagaaaaaaaacacagtaaaATTACGCGAGTGTAGTGGGAAAGAGTTATTCGGGAAAAAAAGGTAACTTTGAAGCGAAATTATGATAACTTGTAATGTTGGAGACTTCATGCAATTTAGTTAGAATAAGCGTTCTCAGCCGCTTCCTTATCTAAATCTAAAATTTTTCGAAACTGTCAGTTGTTACTTACATATTCCCTGACATTCTTGGTCTTTATAGCTTTGTACGAGTTATATGCAGGGTACAGCGTCCCGAACACAAGCCTAGACAGATAAAACATTCAATTTTAGGCGctcgaaaacaataacaacattcAATGTTTTCAACTGACAGAGCAAAAATTTTCAGTTTAAGAGAATAACTGTGCGACCTACATTATTATCCTAGATGCGATATACGACACCATTTTGATGTGGCAGATTGCAGAAGTTCTTCTCAGTGGTTGATGGGGTCCTTTTAGATGGAGACAGTGGTTcgaaagaataaataaatgctAAATTATAGCAGACATATATGTGTTGCTTTTTAAGATCGTCGTTCTCAGCTTTAACCGTGTATGCAATATGAAAGTACAGCGGAACGACACGTAAGCGCAAGCGTACTTTATTTAATGACCACAGGTGTCCCGTGTACGACCTAGTTCACGCAGGTATCTCTGTGTGATTAGGCTAACGTTGGACCATtctactaaaaataaaatcttaaaaatcTCAATAATATTTGTAATTGATTATTGTGTCTTCAATGCAGTCTGGATGAAATTCTAAGCTATTTGGGCAAGTAATTTGCGAGCTATGTTGTTGAGTTTCTCGCACTCGCCATGAAAGTCGTGAGAGGAGATGTCCTCGATGGAGGCGTCATTTCTGGTTTGAGACTTTATCCTatttgatacctatgactgcgcttcaccccccacccccccacccgcTTAAAGTCACACTTTGTTCTTTACTTCACGGTGCGACAAGATATACCGATTTGCACAGCGCATTCCTATTGGACTTGACTGCCGCCACAAAGGATTTTGTATTGCTACTTTGGCTTATTGCAATAATCTCTAGGGAGTACCACAGTTGTGTAAGAAAACAAAGCGAAAGGTGCGCGTTTTTTACTTAGGCCCTGACTGTTACGCCGCAAAACGTAATAACTAACccaaaatgtaatcttaacgcgaaatgtaataactctCAACGCAGAATGTAATCCTgacgcgaaatgtaataactttcaatgcaaaatgtaataattttttaacgcgaaatgtagTAACTTTATGTACTGACTAATAGTTAAAAGTTCTACtaatattaggaaaaagaTGAAATGTTAACATgtagaaacaaacaaaaggatCGTTTAGTGAAAGAAAGGCATATTGCGACTTCGAAGTGCATTGTTTTTCTTGGCTTCCATCAGGGTTTTTTGTTGGTATGGTGTGACATTATTCCCGATTTAGTTTGAGAAGTGACAAAGTCCATGGCGCATATAAATTGGGAGCAGGCCGTATTaggaattttgaaaaatatgggaaaacaaataaaaaaaaggatggTGTATTTTACCACTGAGTTATAATGGTTTTGCAGTCGTATTGCGCTCTGTGTCTAGAAATTGCCTAATTCAATGATAACGGCATCGTCTGCAGTTGGCATTTGCTTTCTCTTTGCATTTATTGCTACTAGTATAACCAAAACCTCACAATGGTGCAGCTTTATAACCATgatttttaggggggggggggattcgcCTTCCAGGTTTCTGACAACTGCTGGTCACTACACCGTTTTGTCTATTTTCTTAGTACAGCTTATAGGCGGTTTATAGGCTTATAGTCGTTATTTGGTATTAATAAATTTtgcgttattacatttcgcgttaaggtgattcccttgaattgcactgtgcaccccttctgcgaatagtggcgcgcgctgtttgttcgaattttccggtattaagtgcgcgcgcgccccacagttgtacaagaaaacacagcaaaaggcgcacgttttttacttaaaacgctttgacagaaaaacgaagtaggttacccccattttaaatttgctcaaatagttaaatatatacggaaaaatgatatactgaaagaagaaaaaagttgggttgtaggagttttgttatttctcttaaaagccgtaaaaatacttcaaaatggcgctttttaccgtatgaatagtggcgaaaacaatgtcttttagtgcgatctcttaaaatgtgatttgttttgagcATTaactactacgggttattgtttaggagatcggattttggcagctcgacaaacagaacttaattttctaaagactataggcactctttttgaaaactaagagttgggatttttccttgcgcgatcagtaaaaacgcgtcaactctacgcccctctattgtgaaaacgaggtcggtacccccattttttattgcattttttgaaagcccttaactttaATAtcgtttatgccaagtttaaaaaaattctgggttgtagaactatttcaagggatttaccttaaataatttattgcattttgcgttgaaaagttattacatttcgcgttaagattacattttgcgttgaaagttattacattttgcattACATTTTGCGGCGTAACACCTGACCACAACTATACAGAATCGAATGAGTCCGCAACTTTTTCCTTTCG contains the following coding sequences:
- the LOC5512049 gene encoding receptor expression-enhancing protein 2 isoform X1, whose product is MVSYIASRIIMLVFGTLYPAYNSYKAIKTKNVREYVRWMMYWIVFALFITAELFTDMLLGVWFPFYYEIKIIFMLWLLSPTTKGSSVLYRKFVHPMLSKHEKEIDSYIEQAKESGYDTLIRVSRNSISIAAETMMRTAVTGQNVLAEKLRQYGTEGVDGSDGRLRKAKSWYGGMDSEQNDYQPIDETGQPIHEEEEMEYTDPDAESDKLQDELRENKGKEKRSTRKSPQYSSSTLPRSYNRSSSYTRIYSGGYSNEADLSTNSRSNYESATLPRNYEPRRGNTQMAPARWGQRPRAKKTGGSLPLLPTINNEDKY
- the LOC5512049 gene encoding receptor expression-enhancing protein 1 isoform X2; amino-acid sequence: MVSYIASRIIMLVFGTLYPAYNSYKAIKTKNVREYVRWMMYWIVFALFITAELFTDMLLGVWFPFYYEIKIIFMLWLLSPTTKGSSVLYRKFVHPMLSKHEKEIDSYIEQAKESGYDTLIRVSRNSISIAAETMMRTAVTGQNVLAEKLRQYGTEGVDGSDGRLRKAKSWYGGMDSEQNDYQPIDETGQPIHEEEEMEYTDPDAESDKLQDELRENKGKEKRSTRKSPQYSSSTLPRSYNRSSSYTRIYSGGYSNEADLSTNSRSNYESATLPRNYEGRYSTRSSSSRRKDL